In Phragmites australis chromosome 17, lpPhrAust1.1, whole genome shotgun sequence, the following are encoded in one genomic region:
- the LOC133897080 gene encoding protein MAIN-LIKE 2-like: MAHGGLPELLQQRYDENHRGRMIFTGQQLGPLRARSVHKIKELDPRFHEPLARAGLLPFALMMAGAPIEVGGRTPLPAIDEALLTGLVDRWCPETHTFHFPFGEMAVTLRDVAMLTGLPIRGAPLIVSRPAREQWKGYVADRFGVQYDGKDAGLSMSWVHGLPQFGPCPLDADEATLMQHYEVYLYVLLGGIMFCNTAGDYVVPYIVWLAAHLASHPYEPTSYSWGSAVLAATYRGLCDATQRIKRKATITGCIHLLQLWSWEYLQGDQ, from the exons atggctcatggtggtcttcccgagcttcttcagcagcggtacgacgagaaccataggggaaggatgatattcacaggacagcag TTGGGTCCGTTACGAGCCCGGAgtgtgcacaagattaaggagttggaccctcgattccacgagccactcgcacgggcgggactactacctttcgctctcatgatggccggagctcccatagaggtcggtggtaggacacctctgCCGGCGATTGatgaggcactgctcacaggtctcgtcgaccggtggtgtcctgagacgcacacgttccactttccttttggtgagatggctgtaacattgagggacgtggccatgctgaccgggctacCAATCAGGGGCGCCCCGTTAATAGTTTCGCGACCCGCaagggagcagtggaagggttatgttgcggatag gtttggtgtgcaatacgacgggaaggatgctggcctctccatgtcctgggttcatgggctcccacagttcggtccatgcccactggatgcggacgaggctacacttatgcagcactatgaggtgtacttgtacgtcctgctcggaggcatcatgttctgcaatacggcaggcgattatgtcgtcccctatattgtatggttagcagcccacctcgcgtcacatccttatgagcctacatcttacagttggggatctgcagtgttggctgcaacctacagaggtttgtgtgatgcaacccagcgaatAAAGAGGAAGGCAACTATTACAGGGTGCatacacctcttacagctatggagttgggagtacctccAG gGTGATCAGTGA
- the LOC133897081 gene encoding uncharacterized protein LOC133897081 produces the protein MYLRVRELADHPSVIGFSRRQRTIVMSPDQYASHIQAFPEDEQLINKEISHFLAMYMLFGGGVMPGSRRRRRQSANQRGTEVTSTNHPDNDEDEDDDDFMPPMPRRSNRNTGEGSRNTARGRSRTTSRCHTTDREIGRGTTSEKPQDDDDDDNFMPQRPRPPRLPSPEDTDDPENNDGFARTHFYNFPEPPRRRQSSYPDSFDHHTWNSYAYHTC, from the exons atgtatctgagggtccgcgaactggccgaccatccttctgtgataggtttctctaggaggcaaagaacgatagtaatgtcgccggaccagtatgcatcccatattcag gctttcccggaagacgaacagttgatcaacaaagaaatctcacacttcttggcgatgtatatgctcttcggcgggggtgtgatgcctggttcgcgtagaagacgacgacagtcAGCGAACCAAAGGGGTACAGAGGTGACCTCTACGAATCATCCAGAtaatgacgaggacgaagacgatgacgatttcatgccccccATGCCTAGACGTTCCAACAgaaatacaggagaaggttctaggaacactgcaagaggacgttcacgcacaacatcgagatgccatacaactgatagggaaataggacgtggtaccacctcggagaaacctcaagatgatgacgacgacgacaatttcatgccacaacgaccccgccctccgaggcttccatctccggaggacaccgatgaccctgaaaataatgatggatttgctcgtactcatttttacaacttcccagaaccacctcggagacgacaatcATCTTACCCGGATAGCTTTGACCATCACACCTGGAATTCTTac GCGTATCATACATGCTAA